The following proteins are co-located in the Triticum aestivum cultivar Chinese Spring chromosome 1A, IWGSC CS RefSeq v2.1, whole genome shotgun sequence genome:
- the LOC123066780 gene encoding sulfhydryl oxidase 1 isoform X2, which translates to MAPAAARVLVLVLALAAASSLAGRADALRSLGVGDGAEAAAQGDYAVDLNATSFDAFLTASREQFAVVEFFAHWCPACRNYKPHYEKVAKLFNGPDAAHPGRILMARVDCASKVNVDLCSRFSVDHYPFLLWGPPPKFANTKWDRKQEKSEIKLIDDGRTAERLLKWINKQLESSFTLDDRKYENESMLPNNASDPKQVVQAIYDVEEATAHALQIILDNKMIKPDTRDSLIRFLQILVAHHPSKRCRRGSADLLINFDDHWPSNLSLSSQDSSKLLESVAADNHKICGKEVPRGYWIFCRGSKSETRGFSCGLWVLLHSLTVQIGDGESQSTFTSICDFIHNFFICEECRKHFYDMCSSVSVPFKSARDLSLWLWSTHNKVNERLMKEEKDMGTGDPSFPKAIWPPKALCPSCYRSSSRTSDGTLQVDWNEDEVFPFLVNYYGKTLVSSYKETYMESLQGRTQVGAALADDASSSHAARVPIGAALGVAAASCTFGALACFWRTQQKNRKQRKNWN; encoded by the exons ATGGCCCCCGCGGCGGCCCgggtcctcgtcctcgtcctcgccctcgccgccgcctcctccctcgcggGGCGCGCGGACGCCCTCCGGTCGCTCGGCGTCGGCGACGGGGCGGAGGCCGCCGCGCAGGGGGACTACGCCGTGGACCTCAACGCCACCAGCTTCGACGCCTTCCTCACGGCCTCGCGGGAGCAGTTCGCCGTCGTCGAGTTCTTCGCCCACTG GTGTCCAGCTTGCAGAAACTACAAG CCTCATTATGAGAAGGTTGCGAAACTTTTCAATGGTCCAGATGCTGCGCATCCTGGCAGAATACTGATGGCTAGGGTTGATTGCGCATCAAAG GTGAATGTAGATCTTTGCAGTAGATTTTCTGTTGACCATTATCCTTTCCTACTTTGGGGCCCCCCACCAAAATTTGCTAACACTAAGTGGGACCGGAAGCAAGAGAAAAGCGAAATAAAATTGATTGATGATGGAAGAACAGCAGAGCGCTTACTTAAGTGGATAAATAAGCAACTGGAAAG CTCGTTCACTTTGGATGACAGAAAATATGAGAATGAAAGCATGCTTCCAAACAATGCTTCAGATCCTAAACAG GTTGTTCAAGCAATTTACGATGTTGAGGAAGCAACAGCTCATGCGTTACAGATAATTTTGGACAACAAG ATGATCAAGCCAGACACTCGTGACTCTCTTATAAGGTTTTTACAAATTTTGGTGGCTCATCATCCATCCAAGAG gtgtcgaagAGGATCTGCTGATCTACTTATTAACTTTGATGATCACTGGCCTTCGAACCTCTCTTTAAGTTCACAAGACAGTTCTAAATTGTTGGAAAGTGTTGCAGCAGATAACCACAAGATCTGTGGAAAGGAGGTGCCTCGCGGTTACTGG ATCTTCTGCCGTGGAAGTAAAAGTGAAACAAGAGGATTTAG CTGTGGTCTATGGGTTTTGCTGCATTCACTTACTGTCCAAATTGGGGATGGTGAAAGCCAATCAACCTTTACGTCAATATGTGATTTCATACACAATTTCTTCATCTGTGAGGAATGCCGCAAACACTTCTATGATATGTGTTCAAG TGTGTCAGTTCCCTTCAAGTCAGCCCGTGATCTCAGCCTCTGGCTATGGAGCACGCATAACAAAGTTAATGAGAGGTTGATGAAAGAAGAAAAGGATATGGGAACTGGCGATCCATCATTCCCTAAGGCTATCTGGCCTCCAAAGGCACTCTGCCCATCTTGCTATCGTTCTTCAAGCAGGACAAGTGATGGGACCTTGCAGGTTGACTGGAATGAGGACGAAGTATTTCCATTCTTGGTTAACTACTATGGGAAGACGCTCGTATCATCCTATAAAGAAACCTACATGGAGTCTCTTCAAGGGAGGACGCAAGTAGGGGCGGCACTTGCTGACGATGCCTCCTCCTCACATGCTGCAAGAGTCCCAATTGGAGCTGCCCTGGGTGTTGCAGCTGCCAGCTGTACATTTGGGGCACTAGCTTGCTTCTGGAGAACTCAGCAGAAGAACAGAAA GCAAAGAAAGAACTGGAACTGA
- the LOC123066780 gene encoding sulfhydryl oxidase 1 isoform X1 has product MAPAAARVLVLVLALAAASSLAGRADALRSLGVGDGAEAAAQGDYAVDLNATSFDAFLTASREQFAVVEFFAHWCPACRNYKPHYEKVAKLFNGPDAAHPGRILMARVDCASKVNVDLCSRFSVDHYPFLLWGPPPKFANTKWDRKQEKSEIKLIDDGRTAERLLKWINKQLESSFTLDDRKYENESMLPNNASDPKQVVQAIYDVEEATAHALQIILDNKMIKPDTRDSLIRFLQILVAHHPSKRCRRGSADLLINFDDHWPSNLSLSSQDSSKLLESVAADNHKICGKEVPRGYWIFCRGSKSETRGFSCGLWVLLHSLTVQIGDGESQSTFTSICDFIHNFFICEECRKHFYDMCSSVSVPFKSARDLSLWLWSTHNKVNERLMKEEKDMGTGDPSFPKAIWPPKALCPSCYRSSSRTSDGTLQVDWNEDEVFPFLVNYYGKTLVSSYKETYMESLQGRTQVGAALADDASSSHAARVPIGAALGVAAASCTFGALACFWRTQQKNRKYSYRLHSLKKI; this is encoded by the exons ATGGCCCCCGCGGCGGCCCgggtcctcgtcctcgtcctcgccctcgccgccgcctcctccctcgcggGGCGCGCGGACGCCCTCCGGTCGCTCGGCGTCGGCGACGGGGCGGAGGCCGCCGCGCAGGGGGACTACGCCGTGGACCTCAACGCCACCAGCTTCGACGCCTTCCTCACGGCCTCGCGGGAGCAGTTCGCCGTCGTCGAGTTCTTCGCCCACTG GTGTCCAGCTTGCAGAAACTACAAG CCTCATTATGAGAAGGTTGCGAAACTTTTCAATGGTCCAGATGCTGCGCATCCTGGCAGAATACTGATGGCTAGGGTTGATTGCGCATCAAAG GTGAATGTAGATCTTTGCAGTAGATTTTCTGTTGACCATTATCCTTTCCTACTTTGGGGCCCCCCACCAAAATTTGCTAACACTAAGTGGGACCGGAAGCAAGAGAAAAGCGAAATAAAATTGATTGATGATGGAAGAACAGCAGAGCGCTTACTTAAGTGGATAAATAAGCAACTGGAAAG CTCGTTCACTTTGGATGACAGAAAATATGAGAATGAAAGCATGCTTCCAAACAATGCTTCAGATCCTAAACAG GTTGTTCAAGCAATTTACGATGTTGAGGAAGCAACAGCTCATGCGTTACAGATAATTTTGGACAACAAG ATGATCAAGCCAGACACTCGTGACTCTCTTATAAGGTTTTTACAAATTTTGGTGGCTCATCATCCATCCAAGAG gtgtcgaagAGGATCTGCTGATCTACTTATTAACTTTGATGATCACTGGCCTTCGAACCTCTCTTTAAGTTCACAAGACAGTTCTAAATTGTTGGAAAGTGTTGCAGCAGATAACCACAAGATCTGTGGAAAGGAGGTGCCTCGCGGTTACTGG ATCTTCTGCCGTGGAAGTAAAAGTGAAACAAGAGGATTTAG CTGTGGTCTATGGGTTTTGCTGCATTCACTTACTGTCCAAATTGGGGATGGTGAAAGCCAATCAACCTTTACGTCAATATGTGATTTCATACACAATTTCTTCATCTGTGAGGAATGCCGCAAACACTTCTATGATATGTGTTCAAG TGTGTCAGTTCCCTTCAAGTCAGCCCGTGATCTCAGCCTCTGGCTATGGAGCACGCATAACAAAGTTAATGAGAGGTTGATGAAAGAAGAAAAGGATATGGGAACTGGCGATCCATCATTCCCTAAGGCTATCTGGCCTCCAAAGGCACTCTGCCCATCTTGCTATCGTTCTTCAAGCAGGACAAGTGATGGGACCTTGCAGGTTGACTGGAATGAGGACGAAGTATTTCCATTCTTGGTTAACTACTATGGGAAGACGCTCGTATCATCCTATAAAGAAACCTACATGGAGTCTCTTCAAGGGAGGACGCAAGTAGGGGCGGCACTTGCTGACGATGCCTCCTCCTCACATGCTGCAAGAGTCCCAATTGGAGCTGCCCTGGGTGTTGCAGCTGCCAGCTGTACATTTGGGGCACTAGCTTGCTTCTGGAGAACTCAGCAGAAGAACAGAAAGTACTCGTACCGTTTACACTCTTTAAAGAAAATATGA